In Nitrosarchaeum koreense MY1, one genomic interval encodes:
- a CDS encoding orotidine 5'-phosphate decarboxylase, giving the protein MATFKTRLSQISKKNGKIILANDYDSSEKNLTTKTIQNIKTLYPYLCGIKLNFHLLLPLSFKEISKINKTAHNYGLQTIADIKLNDIGNTNKVTTEHLWNLGFDAVIANPIMGLDSLKQLVKSSHKENKGVITLCHMSAPEAKLSYDMEIKMGKSQKLYQLFLDWAITSKVDGIVVGATFPEIIQYCHKKAGSKLDIFSPGIGTQGGSAKNVLSAGTDYLIIGRTIINDKNPVSVSKELQLQSFSK; this is encoded by the coding sequence ATGGCCACCTTCAAAACTAGACTTTCTCAGATATCCAAAAAGAATGGCAAAATTATTCTTGCTAATGATTATGATTCATCTGAAAAAAATTTAACTACTAAAACAATACAAAATATCAAAACATTATATCCATATCTCTGTGGAATAAAATTAAACTTTCATTTATTATTGCCATTAAGTTTTAAAGAAATTTCTAAAATAAATAAAACTGCACATAACTATGGATTGCAAACAATTGCTGACATTAAACTAAACGATATAGGTAATACAAATAAAGTCACAACTGAGCATCTTTGGAATTTGGGTTTTGATGCAGTAATCGCCAACCCAATTATGGGATTAGATAGTCTAAAACAACTAGTGAAATCGTCTCACAAGGAAAACAAGGGAGTAATTACATTATGTCATATGAGCGCACCTGAAGCAAAACTATCATACGATATGGAAATCAAGATGGGTAAATCGCAGAAATTATATCAATTATTTTTGGATTGGGCAATTACCTCAAAGGTTGATGGAATTGTAGTCGGGGCAACATTTCCAGAAATTATTCAATATTGTCACAAAAAAGCAGGCTCTAAATTAGATATTTTTTCGCCAGGAATTGGTACTCAGGGTGGAAGTGCAAAAAATGTGCTCTCTGCAGGTACTGACTATCTTATCATTGGTCGAACTATAATCAATGATAAAAATCCTGTATCTGTTTCTAAAGAATTACAACTGCAAAGTTTTTCCAAGTAG
- a CDS encoding DUF373 family protein: MSQRSDIEKDVNASTSNKLLVICVDRDNDVGEKAGITTPIIGRDACIDAAQRLALEDPEDADSNSMFAAIKTYEDLISKGYQVEVVIVAGVKERGVQADEKILKEIKKILEIFSANGAVIVSDGEDDESVIPVIQNVLPVVSVQRVVMKVSRSVEYSYAVFGKYLKMLAYDSKYSKFFLGVPGILLLIGGIATVFGYTEEIFAVLVSILGISFLIRAFDVDKAWSNLTRPTPMGFIRIFTMVAGILLILSSIPTGISSIDPEVLGDETEILRIVTDKIIIGQFITGALPILWMGLGAIFAGILLSNWIGGVPRQITDILRIVVLAALYPITSQFILIMMNGDVQSITLVPPLLAGLAATLVSATILFRKYRKHKHQEMIVD, translated from the coding sequence ATGTCTCAGAGATCCGACATAGAAAAAGATGTCAATGCTTCAACTTCAAACAAGTTACTAGTAATTTGTGTAGATAGAGACAATGATGTAGGCGAAAAAGCAGGCATAACTACTCCAATAATTGGAAGAGATGCCTGTATTGATGCTGCACAGAGATTAGCATTGGAAGATCCTGAAGATGCAGATTCAAATTCAATGTTTGCAGCAATTAAAACATATGAAGATTTAATCAGTAAGGGTTACCAAGTAGAAGTTGTAATTGTTGCAGGAGTAAAAGAAAGAGGAGTTCAAGCTGATGAAAAAATCCTTAAAGAAATTAAAAAAATATTAGAAATATTTTCTGCGAATGGAGCAGTTATTGTATCCGATGGAGAAGACGATGAGAGTGTAATTCCAGTTATTCAAAATGTATTGCCAGTAGTTTCAGTACAAAGAGTTGTGATGAAAGTAAGTAGAAGTGTAGAATATTCCTATGCAGTTTTTGGAAAATATCTAAAAATGTTAGCATATGATTCAAAGTATTCTAAATTTTTCTTAGGAGTTCCAGGCATACTTTTGCTAATTGGCGGAATTGCAACAGTATTTGGATATACTGAAGAAATATTTGCAGTGTTAGTTAGTATTTTAGGTATTTCATTTCTAATTAGAGCATTTGACGTAGATAAAGCATGGTCTAACTTGACAAGACCTACGCCGATGGGTTTTATCAGAATTTTTACAATGGTCGCTGGCATATTGTTGATTTTATCATCCATTCCAACTGGAATAAGCTCTATTGATCCAGAAGTGTTAGGTGATGAGACAGAAATACTCAGAATAGTTACCGATAAAATAATAATTGGTCAATTCATCACAGGAGCTTTACCAATTCTATGGATGGGTCTTGGAGCAATTTTTGCAGGAATATTACTTAGCAATTGGATTGGGGGAGTTCCAAGACAAATTACAGATATTTTAAGAATCGTAGTTCTTGCAGCGTTATACCCTATAACATCACAATTTATCCTCATAATGATGAACGGTGACGTTCAATCAATCACACTAGTGCCACCATTACTAGCAGGACTAGCTGCTACGTTAGTATCAGCCACAATTCTATTTAGAAAATATAGAAAACACAAACATCAAGAAATGATCGTAGACTAA
- a CDS encoding bis(5'-nucleosyl)-tetraphosphatase → MIEETSAGVVIFRRENSKILFLLLNYPSGHWDFVKGKMEEGETTHQTAIRETREETGITDIVFLDDFEEWIKYNFQYHGELVNKKVVFFLAETKTEQVIISHEHLDYIWADYETAMEKTTFDNAKSILTKSKELLGKTLQL, encoded by the coding sequence ATGATTGAAGAAACTTCTGCAGGAGTAGTAATATTTAGAAGAGAAAATTCAAAAATTTTATTTTTATTATTAAATTATCCATCTGGACATTGGGATTTTGTCAAAGGAAAAATGGAAGAGGGCGAAACAACTCATCAGACAGCAATACGAGAAACTCGAGAAGAGACAGGAATTACAGATATTGTATTTTTAGATGATTTTGAAGAATGGATAAAATATAATTTTCAATATCATGGGGAATTAGTAAATAAGAAAGTTGTTTTTTTCTTAGCAGAAACAAAAACAGAACAAGTTATAATTTCTCATGAACACCTTGATTATATTTGGGCAGATTATGAAACTGCGATGGAAAAAACAACGTTTGACAATGCAAAATCAATTTTAACTAAATCAAAAGAACTACTTGGAAAAACTTTGCAGTTGTAA
- the cgi121 gene encoding KEOPS complex subunit Cgi121 yields the protein MIMIKLVGGAKKSFLTDEIKIDKSDITIQELLDLLLNLKPTNTPNLDVENILIAINGVDSSAMDGKNTEIKNNDVVSIIPIIHGGSSKRLFFNISNKLIQVVEIKGKDDLTVTFVDNLRKKFPSVKLQAVSSNFVLNRYHLQKIISLSVYSEKNDILLSNKFEMDILMRFAISSQISTAINSAGMKPKQNFMLIALGNRKILDKLYNEIEIISIPLFSKDHTSFLKKYYKITDKQLDTVISKNPLEDILIEKAAILL from the coding sequence ATGATCATGATTAAGCTTGTAGGAGGTGCAAAAAAGTCATTTTTAACCGATGAGATAAAAATTGATAAATCTGATATAACTATTCAAGAACTCCTTGATTTATTACTAAATCTAAAACCAACAAATACTCCTAATCTTGATGTTGAAAATATTTTGATAGCAATTAACGGTGTTGATTCTTCTGCAATGGATGGCAAAAATACAGAAATTAAAAACAACGATGTAGTAAGTATAATTCCTATAATTCATGGTGGTTCGTCTAAAAGACTATTTTTCAATATATCAAATAAATTAATTCAAGTCGTTGAAATTAAAGGCAAAGATGATCTTACAGTTACTTTTGTTGATAATCTAAGGAAAAAATTTCCTAGCGTAAAACTTCAGGCGGTGTCCAGCAATTTTGTTTTAAACAGATATCATCTTCAAAAAATTATTTCATTATCTGTTTATTCTGAGAAGAATGATATTTTACTTTCAAATAAATTTGAAATGGATATTTTGATGCGCTTTGCTATTTCATCTCAAATTTCTACCGCAATTAATTCTGCTGGAATGAAACCAAAACAAAACTTTATGTTAATTGCGCTTGGAAATAGAAAAATATTAGACAAGCTTTACAATGAGATTGAAATTATTTCAATTCCGTTATTTTCAAAAGATCATACATCATTTTTAAAAAAATATTATAAAATAACAGATAAACAACTTGATACAGTCATCTCAAAAAATCCTCTTGAAGATATATTGATCGAAAAAGCAGCAATTTTACTCTGA
- a CDS encoding Fe(2+)-trafficking protein, whose product MSRACTKCKNSIPDTEQLDMVAEKYPVCNKCWAEWKEYRVMVMNEMRLDMSMPDHRKLLKKHEKIFAGVLTPEGEIVDYTNEDNRKPDKPPGA is encoded by the coding sequence ATGAGTCGAGCTTGTACAAAATGTAAGAATTCCATCCCAGATACAGAACAACTTGATATGGTTGCTGAAAAATATCCAGTTTGCAACAAGTGTTGGGCTGAATGGAAGGAATACCGTGTAATGGTAATGAATGAAATGAGATTAGACATGTCCATGCCAGATCATAGAAAACTGTTAAAAAAACACGAAAAAATCTTTGCAGGCGTACTTACTCCTGAAGGAGAAATTGTAGATTATACCAATGAAGATAATAGAAAACCTGACAAGCCACCTGGTGCTTAA
- a CDS encoding THUMP domain-containing protein — MNLIITCARHLELETKQEISNILDKIGDSEPKIIITNMSGILTAETKLDPIDVVNKIKEMILDEPWCIRYSLRIIPIQKITETKIESIEEGISDLIKLISSHDSYRISIEKRNSDISSQELISRIANKVKNKVSLEFPDKIILIEILGNKTGIAIVKKTDILSVEKTKRSMSE; from the coding sequence TTGAATTTAATAATCACGTGTGCCAGACATTTAGAATTAGAAACTAAACAAGAAATATCAAATATTTTAGATAAGATAGGAGATTCAGAACCAAAGATAATCATTACAAACATGTCTGGGATATTGACTGCGGAAACAAAACTAGACCCAATTGATGTAGTAAATAAAATCAAAGAAATGATATTAGATGAACCATGGTGTATTAGATATTCTTTAAGAATTATTCCAATTCAAAAAATTACAGAAACAAAGATTGAAAGTATTGAAGAAGGAATTTCAGATTTAATTAAATTAATTTCTTCTCATGATTCATACCGAATATCAATTGAAAAAAGAAATTCAGACATTTCAAGTCAGGAGTTAATTTCAAGAATAGCAAATAAAGTTAAAAATAAAGTATCATTAGAATTTCCAGACAAAATCATATTAATTGAAATTTTGGGAAATAAAACAGGAATTGCCATAGTCAAAAAAACAGATATTTTGAGCGTAGAAAAAACAAAAAGAAGTATGTCAGAGTAA
- a CDS encoding adenylosuccinate synthetase: MSSTVVVGGFFGDEGKGKIISYLAIKDNPKIIVRGGAGPNAGHTIRDGDKTYKVRMLPSGFLNKTAKVMIGPGVVINPSVLLKEIQDFGASGRAFIDKHCGIIEESHLLRDSKGELKEKIGSTGSGTGPANADRAMRILKLAKDIDSLSSLIVDVPEEINTALSLNQNVLVEGTQGTFLSLWHGTYPFVTSKDVTASGICADVGLGPKKVDEVIVVFKAYVTRVGTGPLSKELSLEEAERKGWSEFGTVTGRQRRAADFDFDLARRAIMLNSATQISITKLDVLFPNCAGKTSFEELSTDAQSFIKNIEEKLNTPVTIIGTGPNVNEIIDRRK; this comes from the coding sequence ATGTCTTCTACTGTTGTTGTTGGTGGATTTTTTGGTGATGAAGGTAAAGGAAAAATTATCTCATATTTGGCAATAAAAGATAACCCAAAAATTATTGTCAGGGGTGGAGCAGGTCCAAATGCAGGTCATACAATTAGAGATGGTGATAAAACATACAAAGTCAGAATGTTGCCAAGCGGATTTTTAAATAAAACTGCAAAAGTAATGATTGGCCCAGGTGTTGTAATTAATCCAAGTGTTTTATTAAAAGAGATTCAAGATTTTGGTGCATCTGGTCGTGCATTTATTGATAAACACTGTGGAATTATTGAAGAAAGTCATCTTCTCCGTGATTCTAAAGGAGAATTAAAAGAAAAAATTGGTAGTACTGGTTCTGGTACAGGACCTGCAAATGCAGATAGAGCTATGAGAATTTTAAAACTTGCAAAAGATATTGATTCATTATCTTCATTGATTGTGGATGTTCCTGAAGAAATTAACACTGCCCTTTCTTTAAATCAAAATGTTCTAGTTGAAGGAACACAGGGAACTTTCTTATCTTTATGGCATGGGACATATCCTTTTGTAACTTCAAAAGACGTTACTGCATCTGGAATATGCGCTGATGTTGGGCTCGGACCAAAAAAAGTCGATGAAGTAATTGTTGTTTTCAAAGCATACGTTACACGTGTCGGTACTGGACCATTATCAAAAGAACTTTCTCTTGAAGAAGCTGAAAGAAAAGGTTGGTCTGAATTTGGAACTGTAACTGGACGACAGAGACGGGCAGCTGATTTTGATTTTGACTTAGCTAGGCGTGCAATCATGCTTAATAGTGCAACACAAATCTCTATTACAAAATTAGATGTTCTATTTCCAAATTGTGCAGGTAAAACATCATTTGAGGAACTTTCTACTGATGCTCAATCATTCATAAAAAATATTGAAGAAAAATTAAACACGCCTGTAACTATAATTGGAACAGGACCAAATGTCAATGAAATTATTGATAGAAGAAAATAG
- the uppS gene encoding polyprenyl diphosphate synthase, translated as MYSKRLETEIRGGDIPNHLALILDGNRRWAKRHLTIPKTGHWKGADAVENLLDWCEEFDIKIITLYALSAENLDRDDEELSHLYELIRIRLEKLYNDSRIHKNKMRVKGIGRIELLPDSIKDVLKRLDDATKNYDNHFLNIALAYGGQNELVDAVKKIAEKIKDGSIDVKDITKKEIESNLYTSHLPQSSPDMILRTSGEKRLSGFLMWQSAYSELIFMDIFWPEFRKIDLMRAIRTFQERKRRLGK; from the coding sequence ATATATTCAAAAAGGCTTGAAACTGAAATACGTGGCGGTGATATCCCAAATCATCTTGCTTTAATTTTAGATGGAAATAGACGATGGGCAAAAAGACATCTCACTATTCCTAAAACAGGACATTGGAAAGGAGCTGATGCAGTAGAAAATCTTCTGGACTGGTGTGAGGAATTTGACATAAAAATAATTACTTTGTATGCACTTTCAGCAGAAAATTTAGATCGAGACGATGAAGAATTAAGTCATCTTTATGAATTAATTCGAATTAGATTAGAAAAACTGTACAATGATTCAAGAATTCATAAAAACAAAATGAGAGTTAAAGGAATTGGAAGAATTGAACTATTACCAGATTCAATTAAAGATGTTTTAAAACGATTAGATGATGCAACAAAAAATTATGATAACCACTTCCTAAATATTGCACTAGCATATGGAGGACAAAATGAGCTAGTTGATGCTGTTAAAAAAATAGCTGAAAAGATCAAAGATGGCTCAATTGATGTAAAGGATATAACTAAAAAAGAAATTGAATCTAATTTATACACATCTCATTTACCACAATCATCACCAGATATGATTTTAAGAACATCGGGAGAAAAAAGATTGAGCGGATTTTTAATGTGGCAAAGTGCATATAGCGAATTAATTTTCATGGACATATTTTGGCCAGAGTTTAGGAAAATTGATTTGATGAGAGCCATCAGAACATTTCAAGAAAGAAAACGAAGATTAGGTAAATAA
- a CDS encoding winged helix-turn-helix domain-containing protein: MTEYRTHMKIIGDILATTRDDLQDEDGASVTYLIRKANVSHSRISRILKTLVSQGLLEQDGTTGSNKYRISQSGREFLQAYYTFTSFADNFGLTI; the protein is encoded by the coding sequence ATGACAGAGTACAGAACACATATGAAAATTATTGGCGACATACTTGCCACCACACGTGATGACCTACAAGATGAAGATGGAGCCTCAGTAACTTATCTCATTAGAAAAGCTAATGTCTCACATTCAAGAATTTCCAGAATTTTAAAGACACTTGTATCTCAAGGATTATTAGAACAAGATGGGACAACTGGTTCAAATAAATATAGAATTAGTCAATCCGGACGAGAATTTCTTCAAGCGTATTATACATTCACATCTTTTGCAGATAACTTTGGATTAACTATCTAG